A genomic segment from Nocardiopsis sp. Huas11 encodes:
- the nth gene encoding endonuclease III, which translates to MPRDTPDAPVRSSTGESRLALVRRARKMYRELVELYPDAHCELNFTTPLELLVATILSAQCTDKRVNLVTPALFARYPDAEAFASAGREDLEEMIRSTGFFRAKTNSLIGLGQALCERHGGEVPGNLADLVKLPGVGRKTANVLLGNAFGVPGITVDTHFGRLVRRFRWTDEEDPVKVEHAIGELFPPKDWTMLSHRVVWHGRRVCHARRPACGACGLARWCPSFGEGPTDEATATKLLRMRSFA; encoded by the coding sequence ATGCCCCGTGACACCCCTGACGCGCCCGTGCGGTCGTCCACCGGCGAGAGCCGACTCGCGCTGGTCCGGCGTGCCCGCAAGATGTACCGCGAACTCGTCGAGCTGTATCCCGACGCGCACTGCGAACTGAACTTCACGACCCCGCTCGAACTGCTGGTCGCGACGATCCTGTCGGCCCAGTGCACTGACAAGAGGGTCAACCTGGTCACTCCCGCGCTCTTCGCGCGCTATCCCGACGCTGAGGCCTTCGCCTCCGCCGGGCGCGAGGACCTGGAGGAGATGATCCGGTCGACCGGCTTCTTCCGGGCCAAGACCAACAGCCTCATCGGGTTGGGCCAGGCCTTGTGCGAACGGCACGGTGGCGAGGTTCCGGGGAACCTCGCCGACCTGGTCAAACTACCTGGTGTAGGACGAAAGACCGCAAACGTACTGCTCGGTAACGCCTTCGGTGTGCCCGGTATCACGGTCGACACCCACTTCGGCCGCCTCGTCCGACGGTTCCGGTGGACCGACGAGGAGGACCCCGTCAAGGTCGAGCACGCGATCGGTGAGCTCTTCCCGCCCAAGGACTGGACGATGCTCTCCCACCGCGTGGTCTGGCACGGGCGGCGCGTGTGCCACGCGCGCAGGCCCGCCTGCGGCGCCTGCGGCCTGGCCCGCTGGTGCCCGTCCTTCGGCGAGGGCCCCACCGACGAGGCGACCGCGACCAAGCTGCTCAGGATGCGCTCCTTCGCCTGA
- a CDS encoding DUF4177 domain-containing protein, with the protein MSKWEYQTVALLSHATKQILDNWGSDGWELVSVVPAPLPEGTDPRNQQYVAYMKREL; encoded by the coding sequence ATGAGCAAGTGGGAGTACCAGACGGTGGCGCTGCTGTCGCACGCCACGAAGCAGATCCTCGACAACTGGGGCTCGGACGGGTGGGAGCTGGTCTCCGTCGTCCCGGCTCCGCTGCCCGAGGGCACCGACCCGCGCAACCAGCAGTACGTGGCGTACATGAAGCGGGAGCTGTGA
- a CDS encoding RidA family protein — MATPEERVAELGLTLPEVVPPVASYTPTVRSGNLVYVSGQLPFVDGKLPTTGKVGAEVTPETAQELAALCALNGIAAVKAEIGELSGVVRVVKLGGFVASTPDFTGHPGVINGASDLVGKVFGDAGVHARAAVGVAALPLDSPVEVDMIVEVA, encoded by the coding sequence ATGGCGACCCCCGAGGAGCGTGTGGCCGAGCTCGGGCTGACGCTGCCCGAGGTCGTGCCGCCGGTGGCGTCCTACACGCCGACCGTGCGCAGCGGGAACCTCGTCTACGTGTCCGGCCAGCTGCCGTTCGTCGACGGCAAGCTGCCCACGACGGGCAAGGTCGGCGCGGAGGTCACGCCCGAGACCGCCCAGGAGCTGGCGGCGCTGTGCGCGCTCAACGGCATCGCCGCGGTCAAGGCCGAGATCGGTGAGCTGTCCGGTGTGGTGCGGGTGGTGAAGCTGGGCGGTTTCGTGGCCAGCACCCCCGACTTCACCGGTCACCCGGGTGTCATCAACGGCGCCAGCGACCTGGTCGGCAAGGTGTTCGGTGACGCAGGCGTGCACGCTCGTGCCGCCGTGGGAGTGGCCGCCCTGCCGCTCGACTCCCCGGTCGAGGTCGACATGATCGTCGAGGTCGCCTGA
- a CDS encoding ArsA family ATPase: MDTDALLDDPGTRIVVCCGSGGVGKTTTAAALGLRAAERGRRAVVITVDPARRLAQSMGLESLDNTPRPVPLPEGSPGSMHAMMLDMKRTFDEVVREHADPERARQILANPFYQTLSTSFSGTQEYMAMEKLGQLRQSGEWDLIVVDTPPSRSALDFLDAPKRLGRFLDGRLIRFLSAPASTGAFRLLGAGFNLVSSAIGKIVGAQFLDDLRAFVSAFDTVFGGFQERAERTYRLLRAPGTAFVVVAVPDTDAMREASFFVERLATDAMPLAGLVVNRAHPLPEGPAADLSRDAALAAADSLDRTGDRPLASAALRLHAERVRTREREVLLRDRMLSGHPRVRVTEVAALPEDVHDLDGLRRIGAALADAGQGGAPG, translated from the coding sequence CTGGACACCGACGCGCTCCTGGACGACCCCGGGACGCGGATCGTCGTGTGCTGCGGATCGGGCGGTGTCGGGAAGACGACCACCGCCGCGGCCCTCGGCCTGCGCGCCGCGGAGCGCGGTCGCCGGGCCGTGGTGATCACCGTCGACCCGGCCCGGCGGCTCGCCCAGTCCATGGGGCTGGAGTCGCTGGACAACACGCCGCGTCCGGTGCCGCTGCCGGAGGGGTCGCCAGGCAGCATGCACGCGATGATGCTCGACATGAAGCGGACCTTCGACGAGGTCGTCAGGGAGCACGCCGACCCCGAGCGCGCCCGGCAGATCCTGGCCAACCCCTTCTACCAGACCCTCTCCACGAGCTTCTCCGGCACGCAGGAGTACATGGCGATGGAGAAGCTGGGGCAGCTGCGCCAGTCCGGCGAGTGGGACCTCATCGTCGTGGACACCCCGCCCAGCCGGTCGGCACTGGACTTCCTGGACGCCCCCAAGCGGCTGGGACGGTTCCTGGACGGACGGCTCATCCGGTTCCTGAGCGCGCCCGCGAGCACGGGCGCCTTCCGACTGCTGGGCGCCGGGTTCAACCTCGTGTCGTCGGCGATCGGCAAGATCGTGGGCGCCCAGTTCCTCGACGACCTGCGCGCCTTCGTATCCGCGTTCGACACGGTGTTCGGCGGGTTCCAGGAACGCGCCGAACGCACGTACCGGCTGCTGCGGGCGCCGGGCACGGCGTTCGTGGTGGTGGCGGTCCCCGACACGGACGCGATGCGCGAGGCCTCCTTCTTCGTCGAGCGCCTGGCCACGGACGCGATGCCGCTGGCCGGCCTGGTCGTCAACCGGGCCCATCCCCTGCCCGAGGGGCCCGCGGCCGACCTGTCCCGGGACGCGGCGCTGGCGGCGGCCGACTCCCTGGACCGGACGGGGGACCGGCCGCTGGCCTCGGCGGCGCTGCGCCTGCACGCCGAGCGGGTGCGCACCCGGGAGCGGGAGGTGCTGTTGCGGGACCGGATGCTGTCCGGCCATCCCCGGGTCCGGGTGACCGAGGTGGCGGCCCTGCCCGAGGACGTGCACGACCTGGACGGCCTGCGGCGGATCGGCGCCGCGTTGGCCGACGCGGGTCAGGGTGGCGCACCGGGGTGA
- a CDS encoding helix-turn-helix transcriptional regulator, protein MAKQTRVTNSIRELRFARGEMTQAELADRVGVTRQTVIAIEKGRYSPTLEMAFQISRALGAPLEEVFQYPDDPGSTEAAGDAPGGTP, encoded by the coding sequence GTGGCCAAGCAGACGAGAGTCACCAACAGCATCCGGGAACTGCGCTTCGCGCGCGGGGAGATGACCCAGGCGGAACTGGCCGACCGCGTCGGCGTGACCCGGCAGACCGTCATCGCCATCGAGAAGGGGCGCTACTCGCCCACGCTGGAGATGGCCTTCCAGATCTCCCGGGCGCTCGGCGCGCCGCTGGAGGAGGTCTTCCAGTACCCCGACGACCCCGGATCCACCGAGGCCGCGGGCGACGCCCCAGGAGGCACTCCATGA
- a CDS encoding NUDIX hydrolase: MPEQTGPVTPRPAATVMLLRESPAVPRAEQGLEVLLMRRVGSMGFAPGAYVFPGGGVDERDADGDLPWTGPGPAEWAKTLGTDVPMARALVCAAVRETFEETGVLLAGAPGAGTGAPALDTTTEDWERDRVGLIDRTHSFTEVLSRRGLVLRSEWLRAWSRWITPSAQPRRYDTWFFAAELPPGQRHRDVGGEADLTCWTDPATVAEEWSGGRMPMLPPTVVACAELAKCRTLEGVRAARRDIVPFEPDVREIDGQLRVIAPDGAEFPVPKPDARS, encoded by the coding sequence ATGCCCGAGCAGACCGGCCCCGTGACGCCGAGGCCCGCCGCCACCGTGATGCTGCTGCGGGAGTCCCCCGCGGTGCCGCGGGCCGAGCAAGGCCTGGAGGTCCTGCTCATGCGCAGGGTCGGGTCCATGGGGTTCGCGCCGGGCGCCTACGTCTTCCCCGGCGGCGGGGTGGACGAACGCGACGCCGACGGCGACCTGCCCTGGACCGGGCCCGGCCCGGCGGAGTGGGCGAAGACGCTGGGGACCGACGTCCCCATGGCCCGCGCGCTGGTGTGCGCCGCGGTGCGCGAGACCTTCGAGGAGACCGGCGTGCTCCTGGCCGGCGCGCCCGGTGCCGGCACGGGGGCGCCCGCGCTCGACACCACCACCGAGGACTGGGAACGGGACCGGGTGGGCCTGATCGACCGCACCCACTCCTTCACCGAGGTCCTGTCCCGGCGCGGGCTGGTCCTGCGCTCCGAGTGGCTGCGGGCCTGGTCCCGGTGGATCACCCCCAGCGCGCAGCCGCGCCGCTACGACACCTGGTTCTTCGCCGCCGAACTCCCACCCGGGCAGCGGCACCGCGACGTGGGCGGCGAAGCCGACCTGACCTGCTGGACCGACCCCGCGACCGTCGCCGAGGAGTGGAGCGGCGGCCGGATGCCGATGCTGCCGCCCACGGTGGTGGCCTGCGCGGAGCTGGCGAAGTGCCGGACCCTGGAAGGTGTACGGGCGGCTCGACGGGATATCGTCCCCTTTGAACCGGACGTTCGGGAAATCGACGGTCAGCTCCGCGTCATTGCCCCCGACGGGGCTGAGTTCCCCGTACCGAAACCCGACGCGCGATCCTGA
- a CDS encoding Crp/Fnr family transcriptional regulator, with amino-acid sequence MVDEVNEVLRKAPLFEALDEEDTAGLRASVSEVRLGRGQTLFSEGDEGDRLYVILSGKVKLTRTAVDGRENLLGVLGPSEMFGELSLFDPRPRTASAVAVTDSVLAGLGHDDLRPFLSSRPHVSLQLLKSLAARLRRTNDVMADLVFTDVPGRVAKALLELADKFGKEGEDGLHVHHDLTQEELAQLVGASRETVNKALAEFALRGWLRIEAKAVVLLDVERMRRRAR; translated from the coding sequence GTGGTGGACGAAGTCAACGAGGTGCTGCGGAAGGCCCCTCTGTTCGAGGCATTGGACGAAGAGGACACGGCCGGGCTGCGCGCCTCGGTGAGCGAGGTCCGTCTCGGCCGGGGCCAGACCCTGTTCAGCGAGGGTGACGAGGGCGACCGCCTGTACGTCATCCTCAGCGGGAAGGTGAAGCTGACCCGCACGGCCGTCGACGGCCGCGAGAACCTACTGGGCGTGCTCGGCCCCAGCGAGATGTTCGGTGAGCTTTCCCTGTTCGACCCGCGCCCGCGTACCGCGAGCGCCGTGGCCGTGACCGACTCGGTGTTGGCGGGGCTGGGTCACGACGACCTGCGCCCGTTCCTGTCGAGCCGCCCGCACGTGTCGCTGCAGTTGCTGAAGTCGCTGGCGGCGCGCCTGCGCCGGACCAACGACGTGATGGCCGACCTGGTCTTCACCGACGTGCCCGGCCGGGTGGCCAAGGCTCTGCTGGAACTCGCCGACAAGTTCGGCAAGGAGGGCGAGGACGGACTGCACGTCCACCACGACCTCACCCAGGAGGAGCTCGCCCAGCTGGTCGGCGCCTCCCGCGAGACCGTGAACAAGGCGCTCGCCGAGTTCGCCCTGCGCGGCTGGCTGCGGATCGAGGCCAAGGCGGTCGTCCTGCTCGACGTCGAGCGGATGCGTCGCCGCGCCCGCTAG
- a CDS encoding ArsA-related P-loop ATPase → MSEREHPPPRPGQACAGARLHIVTGKGGTGKTTVAAALATALAADGARVLLVEVEGRQGIATLLSEAPLPYEEREMFPVPGGGRVFVLAADAEAALLEYLEMFYGMRRAGQALNRLGAVDFATTIAPGLRDVLLTGKATEAVRRRRGARGRPSGAPSTGPFHYDAVVMDAPPTGRIAQFLNVNSEVAGLARVGPIRNHADKVMEVIRSGQTRVHFVTLLEEMPAQECRDGVAEVAALGIPVGMVVVNMVRTPLLGEADLAAAVDGGPDVEDLAAGLKAAGLAEAGPLAENLAAEVRAHALRVALERRVRERLSDLGHPLLELPQVEGGVGRATLDGLARHLTSQGVSR, encoded by the coding sequence GTGAGCGAGCGTGAGCACCCACCACCGCGACCGGGGCAGGCGTGCGCCGGTGCCCGCCTGCACATCGTCACCGGGAAGGGCGGAACGGGTAAGACGACGGTCGCCGCGGCCCTGGCCACGGCCCTGGCCGCCGACGGCGCCCGGGTGCTCCTGGTGGAGGTCGAGGGCCGTCAGGGAATCGCCACACTGCTCAGCGAGGCCCCGTTGCCCTACGAGGAGCGCGAGATGTTCCCCGTGCCCGGCGGCGGACGGGTCTTCGTGCTGGCCGCGGACGCCGAGGCCGCGCTCCTGGAGTACCTGGAGATGTTCTACGGCATGCGCCGCGCCGGACAGGCGCTGAACCGGCTGGGCGCGGTCGACTTCGCGACCACGATCGCCCCCGGACTGCGCGACGTCCTGCTCACCGGCAAGGCCACCGAGGCGGTCCGGCGCCGACGCGGCGCCCGGGGGCGCCCCTCGGGAGCGCCGTCGACGGGCCCGTTCCACTACGACGCCGTGGTGATGGACGCTCCGCCCACCGGCCGGATCGCCCAGTTCCTCAACGTGAACTCCGAGGTCGCGGGGCTGGCCAGGGTCGGGCCGATCCGCAATCACGCGGACAAGGTCATGGAGGTCATCCGCTCCGGCCAGACGCGGGTGCACTTCGTGACGCTGTTGGAGGAGATGCCCGCGCAGGAGTGCCGGGACGGTGTGGCGGAGGTGGCCGCGCTGGGGATCCCGGTCGGCATGGTGGTGGTGAACATGGTGCGCACGCCACTGCTGGGCGAGGCCGACCTGGCCGCGGCCGTGGACGGCGGACCCGACGTCGAGGACCTGGCCGCGGGACTCAAGGCGGCCGGGCTGGCGGAGGCCGGCCCGCTCGCCGAGAACCTGGCGGCGGAAGTGCGCGCGCACGCGCTCCGGGTCGCGCTGGAGCGTCGGGTGCGCGAACGATTGTCGGACCTGGGGCACCCGTTGCTGGAGCTGCCCCAGGTGGAGGGCGGTGTCGGTCGTGCGACCCTCGACGGGCTGGCCCGGCACCTGACCTCGCAGGGGGTGAGCCGATGA
- a CDS encoding CoA pyrophosphatase: MKPTPLWLASLADAATTMTVPDLMRPPGRGGRESAVLILFGEGPQGPDLLLIQRNDGLRRHAGQPAFPGGRIEPTDASPEAAALREAQEETGLVPDGVDVVGRMPELYLRFSDFRVAPVLGWWRDPCEVRPTDTVEVAAVSRVPIADLADPGNRVMVRYGAGPGWGPGFRVHDMLVWGFTGTIVDRLLALGGWELPWHREGLTDVFEATPQGLRPVG; encoded by the coding sequence ATGAAACCGACCCCGCTGTGGCTGGCCTCGCTCGCGGACGCCGCCACGACCATGACCGTGCCCGACCTCATGCGCCCACCGGGCCGGGGCGGCCGTGAGTCCGCGGTCCTCATCCTCTTCGGCGAGGGGCCCCAGGGCCCCGACCTGCTGCTCATCCAGCGCAACGACGGGCTGCGCCGGCACGCGGGCCAGCCCGCCTTCCCGGGCGGACGGATCGAGCCGACCGACGCCTCCCCCGAGGCGGCGGCGCTGCGGGAGGCCCAGGAGGAGACCGGCCTGGTCCCCGACGGCGTCGACGTGGTGGGCCGCATGCCCGAGCTCTACCTGCGCTTCAGCGACTTCCGCGTGGCCCCGGTCCTCGGCTGGTGGCGCGACCCCTGCGAGGTGCGGCCCACCGACACCGTCGAGGTCGCCGCGGTCTCGCGCGTGCCGATCGCGGACCTGGCCGACCCCGGCAACCGCGTCATGGTCCGCTACGGGGCCGGTCCCGGATGGGGTCCGGGCTTCCGCGTGCACGACATGCTCGTGTGGGGTTTCACCGGCACCATCGTCGACCGCCTCCTCGCCCTGGGAGGCTGGGAACTTCCCTGGCACCGCGAGGGTCTCACCGACGTGTTCGAAGCAACTCCGCAAGGCCTCAGGCCGGTCGGGTAG
- a CDS encoding MBL fold metallo-hydrolase: MRIDGSGTLRASCVLCPNPGPMTLEGTNTWILREPGSRGVVVVDPGPHDERHLERVARTVQEQGAQVLMTIVTHRHPDHSEGSRYFAELTGAPVHAVDPAMRFSGAGLADGELLSVDGLGIRVVGTPGHTDDSVCLLLESDNALLTGDTVLGHGTPVIDGDDGLGPYMESLYRLRDLVREYQIRTLLPGHGPILTSPAEVLNSYIDHRESRLEQVRDAVGAGATKVEEIVDRVYPDITEQIRFAAHSSVRAQLRYLADRGELPEGIDA, encoded by the coding sequence ATGAGGATCGACGGTTCCGGGACACTGCGCGCCAGCTGTGTGCTGTGCCCCAACCCTGGCCCGATGACGTTGGAGGGGACCAACACCTGGATCCTGCGCGAGCCCGGCTCGCGCGGGGTCGTGGTGGTCGACCCCGGCCCCCACGACGAGCGCCACCTCGAACGGGTGGCGCGCACCGTGCAGGAGCAGGGCGCCCAGGTGCTGATGACGATCGTGACGCACCGGCACCCGGACCACTCGGAGGGCTCCCGGTACTTCGCCGAGCTGACGGGGGCGCCCGTCCACGCGGTCGACCCCGCCATGCGCTTCTCCGGCGCCGGCCTGGCCGACGGCGAGCTGCTCTCGGTCGACGGGCTGGGGATCCGGGTGGTCGGCACCCCGGGCCACACGGATGACTCGGTGTGCCTGCTGCTGGAGTCCGACAACGCCCTGCTGACGGGGGACACCGTCCTGGGCCACGGCACGCCGGTCATCGACGGGGACGACGGACTCGGCCCCTACATGGAGTCCCTCTACCGGCTCAGGGACCTGGTGCGCGAGTACCAGATCCGCACCCTGCTGCCCGGGCACGGCCCCATCCTCACGTCGCCGGCGGAGGTGCTGAACTCCTACATCGACCACCGCGAGTCGCGCCTGGAGCAGGTCCGCGACGCGGTCGGGGCGGGAGCGACCAAGGTCGAGGAGATCGTCGACCGGGTCTACCCGGACATCACGGAGCAGATCCGGTTCGCCGCGCACTCGTCGGTGCGCGCGCAGCTGCGCTACCTGGCCGACCGAGGTGAACTACCCGAGGGCATCGACGCCTGA
- a CDS encoding NAD(P)-dependent alcohol dehydrogenase, whose product MRAMTCPAYGPPEIVEPRELPTPEPGPDDVLVRVRATTVTAADCAFRSGRPFAARLYAGLVRPRFPVLGGTFAGDVAAVGANVRRYSVGDRVLGLSPHDFGAHAEFLCLAQDRPMARITGDLPYTEAASIVEATTALTFLRDVSPIRPGQKVLVNGATGSVGSYGVQLAKHYGAEVTAVCGPANADLARSLGAERTIDRTRADPTRPGTPEHRLQDVFFDAAGKSSFGRARRALTPTGTYMTTAPDPSALVHSLWTARGRGRTCRFATAGLRQSPDTLAHLDALAGSGAIRAVIDGVHPLEDLADAYRRAESGRKAGTVVVTC is encoded by the coding sequence ATGAGAGCGATGACCTGCCCCGCGTACGGACCGCCCGAGATCGTCGAACCGCGCGAGCTCCCCACACCGGAGCCGGGGCCGGACGACGTCCTGGTCCGGGTCCGCGCCACGACGGTCACCGCCGCCGACTGCGCCTTCCGGTCGGGCCGCCCGTTCGCCGCCCGCCTGTACGCGGGCCTGGTCCGGCCGCGGTTCCCCGTCCTGGGCGGGACCTTCGCCGGAGACGTGGCCGCGGTGGGAGCGAACGTGCGGCGGTACTCGGTGGGCGACCGCGTCCTGGGGCTCAGCCCGCATGACTTCGGCGCCCACGCCGAATTCCTGTGCCTGGCTCAGGACCGGCCGATGGCGCGGATCACCGGCGACCTGCCCTATACGGAGGCCGCGAGCATCGTCGAGGCCACGACCGCGCTGACCTTCCTGCGGGACGTGAGCCCGATCCGACCGGGCCAGAAGGTCCTGGTCAACGGCGCCACCGGATCGGTGGGAAGTTACGGAGTACAGCTCGCCAAGCACTACGGCGCCGAGGTCACGGCCGTGTGCGGCCCCGCCAACGCCGACCTCGCGCGGTCCCTGGGGGCCGAGCGGACCATCGACCGCACGCGGGCGGACCCCACCCGGCCGGGCACTCCGGAGCACCGCCTCCAGGACGTGTTCTTCGACGCCGCGGGCAAGAGCTCCTTCGGACGGGCCCGCCGGGCGCTCACACCGACCGGCACCTACATGACCACCGCCCCCGACCCATCGGCGCTCGTCCACAGCCTGTGGACGGCCAGGGGCCGGGGCCGCACCTGCCGGTTCGCGACCGCCGGTCTGCGGCAGAGCCCGGACACGCTCGCCCACCTGGACGCGCTCGCCGGTTCCGGCGCGATCCGGGCCGTCATCGACGGCGTCCACCCGCTGGAGGACCTCGCCGACGCCTACCGGCGCGCGGAGAGCGGCCGCAAGGCCGGGACCGTGGTCGTCACCTGCTGA
- a CDS encoding WhiB family transcriptional regulator: protein MWTHQWTRRALCRRLDPDALFVRGAAQNTAKLICRECPVRTQCLADALDHRVEFGVWGGMTERERRSLLRKHPGVVDWEPLLEEADRVGDGDVSRYAQEYAAAAS, encoded by the coding sequence ATGTGGACCCACCAATGGACGAGGAGAGCGCTGTGCCGCCGCCTCGACCCCGACGCCCTCTTCGTGCGGGGCGCGGCGCAGAACACCGCCAAACTCATCTGCCGGGAGTGCCCGGTGCGCACCCAGTGCCTGGCCGACGCCCTGGACCACAGGGTCGAGTTCGGGGTCTGGGGCGGCATGACCGAGCGGGAGCGGCGTTCGCTGCTGCGCAAGCACCCCGGGGTCGTCGACTGGGAACCGCTCCTGGAAGAGGCCGACCGGGTCGGTGACGGCGACGTGTCGCGCTACGCGCAGGAGTACGCGGCCGCCGCCTCCTGA